Proteins encoded in a region of the Nicotiana tomentosiformis chromosome 9, ASM39032v3, whole genome shotgun sequence genome:
- the LOC104096358 gene encoding glycine-rich cell wall structural protein 2-like, with the protein MARISLLLTLAFFLMMNISIYQISGAPPPLVPLPFPTTPAPSPFIGGGGGGGGGGGGRSGTGSGYGSGSGSGFGWGRIGGGGGGGGGGGGGGSAPGPGSGGSGQGSGSGAGYGSSGSIVSTPSPSA; encoded by the coding sequence ATGGCTAGAATATCGTTGTTGTTAACATTAGCTTTTTTCCTCATGATGAACATCAGTATTTATCAAATTTCAGGTGCTCCTCCTCCTCTAGTACCTCTTCCTTTCCCAACTACTCCTGCGCCGTCACCTTTTATCGGTGGTGGTGgcggtggaggaggaggtggtggAGGACGAAGTGGCACAGGAAGCGGTTATGGCTCTGGAAGTGGTAGCGGTTTTGGATGGGGAAGAATTGGTGGAGGTGGTGGCGGTGGTGGAGGTGGCGGAGGTGGTGGTAGTGCTCCAGGACCAGGCAGTGGAGGATCAGGCCAAGGTAGTGGCAGTGGTGCAGGCTATGGTTCTAGTGGTAGTATTGTTTCAACTCCTAGTCCTAGTGCCTAG